The sequence below is a genomic window from Candidatus Methanoplasma termitum.
AACCATAATGTTTCGTCATTTTCGTATAGAATTCTCGTTCTGTGGGGGTTTTGCACTTTTGCATTATTATGTAGTTCTTTGACCAACTTATTTCTGCCATAAATGGTGGCAGGGTTGCCTTTTTAACTTCTGCGATGAATGGTTTCAGAATTGGTGTTTCCATTTCTGCAGTTGATGACTGCAGAATTGCTGGCCGTGAATATTCGATGAAGAAATTTCGCATTAACCAGAGATTACGGGTTGAAAATCCGCGGACGCCCGGAAACTCTTTCTGAAGCTCCTTTGACAGGACCTCTACCACTGAATCTCCCCAATCGTGTTCAAGCTGCTGACAATATATCTCTCTGCCGATCTCCCAATAAAGCTGCATCAGCTCAAGATTGACTGCTTTCATCGCATCATACTGATGACGGAGAACAAGATCTTTGATATCCCTGATAAAAGAGTTGTATTTTACCAATTCGCTGCCCATTATTTCTTTTTTCTTCTTTACACAATGTATAGCCATTTGCATCGAAATGCATTCAGTTTGTTTCTGCTTATAAAACAGGAAAGCTACAGTTATACTGCATTTCCATTTTTACAATAAAGGCATAGAGGAGTGGGAGTGCCGAGCAAGGGGTTCGAACCCTTGACCTTCGGATTTCCCTGGAAGAGGTCTGTTGACCAGAACCCTATGAGTCCGACGCTCCACCAGGCTGAGCCAGCTCGGCATAATTGAGTTTGGGAATGAGTTTTTGTTTAATAAGTTTTGGAGGACCCCGAACGGTTTTGTGTTTATTCCTGTTCGGGAGCTTCTTCCGATTCCTCTTCGTCCGACTCTTCGGAGTCGGCCTCATCGGAAGCGGGCTCTTCAAGCGATATCTCCGAGGTAGCTTCTTCCGCCTTGGCGGGAGCCGTCGCCTCGATTATAGACTCCGGCTCTCCGGAACCTTGCTTAAGCACTTCGGATTTGCGGATCTCGATCCTCTTCATCGGGATCACGACGCGGCAGGCTTTGGCGAGTTCCTTTCCCATCTCTCCCGAGATGATGGATTTTACCAGCTCTGAAAGGGTCATCTTTTCGCCCATGCGCATGAGGGTCTCTTCGATCATGTTCCTCATACCCTGTTCCTGTGCGGACTGGATGCGCCTCTCGGCGATGCTCATCGTTTTGACCCTGAATGTGAAGTTGTCGAATGTCAAGACATCAACGACGTGGTCGGTCTTGGTCTTCTTCCTGCGGGTGAGCCTGCGGACGTAATCGGAAGTGAGATCGTGGCCGATGAATGTTGTTTTTGCTTCGTGGCCGTCGGTCCCTGTTATCTTGAATTTCAGCTTTATGTGCATCTTCGAGAAATCGCCGGTGAGATCCTGGACCGTGACCTCGGCGGTCCTTCCGATAAGAAGTGCGGGGTCTGCCGCGGGAGTCTCTCCTATTACCATTTCATTGAACATTTTAGGAGCATGTACGTTGTACCACTCCTTTGCCTTCCACTTGTCCTTGACCTTACGGCCTGCGGCTCCTTTTGCTTTTTTTGCTGCTGCCATCAGAATCCTCCATGATTCGAATACGATGATGATTCACTGGTTGTATTAATAGGTTTGTTAGAAATAATTGAAAAATCCCAATGTAGCCAGCGTGTTTTTGAATATCATAATAAGGAAATTATTGTACAAAATGGTTGGTACCGCTTATATTTATAGATTATTGGTGCAGGAACTGTGTTTCATAATTCATTCACATACCTGCCGCCTTCATCATATTAAAGCACTCGATGCTCCTGGAGATCTCCGCCACCATGTTCTCGAACGTCTTCGAAGAAACGGATTCTCCGAACATCCTCTTGAGGTCGGAGAAGACCGATTCCACTTTCCATCTCATGTTATAGCCGTACCTCTTACGCCACTCGTCCTCGCCTATTGCGTTCCTCTCCCGTACATGCGCGCTTCTCACGGTGCATCCTCTGGATGTCGTCGAAGCATTCTTCCTGATGTGGGCTATGAACTCTATCTTCCTCTCCCTCATCCCATTCCAGTTCTTCCTCGTGTCATACGCCCCGTCCGCAAGCACCTTCGCTATCCCGTGGCCTGCGGCCAAGGCCGCATCCACAAGTGCCAGCAGGTGCTTGGCATCGCTTGATCGTTCGTCCGTCGCCACGAATGCGAGGATCTCGTTCGTCTCCACATCAGAGAGAATGTGAAGTTTAAGCCATCCTTTGTGCACCTTCCACTTCTCCCTCATCCATCCTCCCCTGACGGTGACCTTTATCCCTGTACTGTCGACCGCAACGATCCTCTTGCGCGCGGTCGCCTTGATACCGGCTGCCGCTTCCAGAGAGGTACAGCGCCTCCAAAGCGTCGGATAGCTCGGCACCTCTATCCCGATCAGATCGAACACGGGCTTGAAAAGACCCTCCAGCATCCTGAAGGGGATGCCCGTGACCGTCCTGACCCTGGAAACATAAGATATCAGAGCATCCCCGTACAAACGCGGCCGTCCTCGTTTCTTTTCATTCGAACCTATCTCATCCAGATGCTTAGGGACCCATGAAAGGTCCCAAAATATCCTTCCCCGTTCGACAAGTCTTTGGTTATACTCATCCCAATGTCTATTATACTGTCTGTCCCATCCCATCTCTGCCATCGTCTGGCTCCTGCTTTCTCACAAGCACCGGACGATGGTCCTCTGAAAATTAATCACCATCGGTCAGCGGGCCAACGAATTATGAAACACAGTTTCCCGGGGCGCAATTTATTATGGGAGTATTCTACAGATGGGCGTGGGGTGTCGAACAAGACTATACAAAATCGTTCGAATTACATAAATCATCGGCGGAGAAAGGGGATCCCTTTGCTCAGTATAAACTTGGCCTGTTATACATTTACAATTGGTCTGTTGGAATACGGACAGAAAAAGGAATCGAAATGATATCTGCCGGAGGTTTAAAGACAGATGGTGCCGAAGGAATCAAATGGCTTAAAAAGTCTGCTGAAAACGGAGTAACAAAAGCCCAATTCATGCTTGGACATTTTTATCAGTACGGAGGGTCTGTTGAAAAGAATGAAAAGGAAGCGGAAAAATGGTATCGTCTTGCCGCAGAGGGAGGAGACAGGGACGCTGAATCTCGGTTAAGGTCCCTAGAAAAAGGGAAGAAAAGGGGCGAATAAGATGGCCGCTATGAACGCTCATGTCGCACTTTGTGAACATTGTGCACAAAGAAAATCTGCAGTTGCGATGATATAATTGAGGGAAAAATGGGGATTGGTTCCGATCTGACGTTCAATGAGAAAAAAGAAGATATGGGCTCACTGATGAGGAATTAGCAGACGTAATCTTCAGATTAGATAAAAAAAGAAAAAAAAGAGGAAGGACCAAGATGAGTATTTTTTGTGAAGGAATAAAAGATGAGGACGGAAGACTGCCAAAACAATTTGGCGATTTTGCCGAAGGTTTGGTAATGTATTTGCTCGGGCAGAGGGGAATGTCCGTTGCTTTGATAGACCACGTGGGCGCCGACCTGATCGCAGCAGAGAGAAACAACCCCGAAAAAAGATATGCGATCTCTGTAAAAGGACGAAATATTCCTGATACTGAAAGCAAAGGATTCAATTTTTCTCAGGACAACATAGATAAACTGAGAAGAACGGCAGAAACATTTGGTTTGATACCTGCGGTAGCGTTTGTTTTCGTAGACAAATTTGAAAAAGTTGTCAAAATACGCATCCTTCTATCAACGCTAGACAAACTGCAAGAACAAAGTAAGAACGAAAAAATCGAATTCATAAATGATAAAGTAAAAAGCGGCGGAATATACATCAAATATGAAAAATTGGCTAAAAGCGGAAAAGATTCACATTTGGATCAGATAAGGAACTGCGGTTTCATAGATTATACTGAATTTGAATTGAACCGGATGGACACGAACAAATCTCCTTTTGCATGTGATGAAAAATGATGAAAATAATATTGTCAGGGAAAGGTTTTGACTCAAGGAGCGAGGTCGCCCCAATCCAATCATATCAGATGGCAAACGTTATTATCATCGCCCATCCAGACTACATCGTTGATGGCCTCAAAATCAGATTATGTTGCGAAGTATAGCGATTTACAACCTTTGGTTACTTTCGGTTTCTAATTATTGCTATAAACTAACAAGAACGTCCCTAGGAATACCTGTGTTATGTGGGCAAGTTTATATGTCTGGGTGTCTCTTTTTCTAATCGATCTTTCTGTTCTCTTGTTAGCACTATAACATAGGATGATTGTTGTTTTTAATGGACCAGTTTCGGTGACCTCTCCTCCTAAACTTTATAAGGCAAGATATCTTCATAGTAATATGTGGAGGGATGTGTTGATGCCAGCAGATGAGGTCTGTAATTCTAGTGTAGAGAAACAGACGGCGTCAATGGATACTTTTTCGATGGGGGAATCGTCCCCGAGAGTTAAGAAAAATGAAGGTGGGCCGAGACTGATTTCCTTGTTTTCCGGATGTGGGGGACTCGATCTTGGCTTTGAGATGGCTGGATTCCAAAGGGTATGGGCAAATGATTTTGATCCAGATGCTCAAGCAGTCTACGAGAAAAACATTGGCGAGATAGATAAAAGGGACATATTGAGTGTGCCCGAAAGCGAAATCCCGGACGGCGACATACTCACGGCCGGTTTCCCATGTCAGCCGTTTTCAAATGCCGGAAAAAGGGAGGGCGTTCACGATTCGAGAGGGATGTTATATAAGGAATGTCTTCGGGTAATAAAAAGTAAGATGCCGAAAGTAATTGTTTTCGAGAATGTCAAAGGACTATTATCGACAAAATATATCGATGGTCGCAACCTTGTCGATGTAATAATAGAAGACTTATCAACTATAAACGGAGTGGGATATAACGTCAAGCATTTGTTAATCAATGCATCGGATTACGGCGTTCCTCAAAATAGACAAAGAGTTGTCTTCGTTGGCATTAGGAAGGATCTGAAAAAGGAATTTACATTTCCGGATAAACAAAATAAAAACAGTAACCTAACGCTGAGGTATGTTTTAGATATCCCCGCGGGGGTCCCAAACCAAGTACACTGGAGCCTTTCTCCTCAAGCATCAGAGATGATTGAGTACATTCCAGAAGGCGGTTCATGGAAGGATGTGCCATATGAGCACCTGGCACCGCGGTTTAAGAAAATAAGAGATGACATGAAAAAGTACCGTTCCCCAAATTTTTATAGGCGTTTCTCCCGCGATGAAATAAATGGGACTATCACGGCCTCCGCCCAGCCAGAAAACTGTGGCATCATCCACCCCACTGAAAATAGAAGATATACAATTCGAGAGGTTGCGCGTATTCAGACATTCCCAGATAATTTCGTGTTTTTTGATGGCAGCGCGAAAGATGTTACTGCAATGTACAAGGTCATTGGAAACGCCGTTCCTGTGATGCTAGCAAAAACTATTGCAACAGCGATTATGGAGCAGGTTTTCGCAGTGGGGGATACAGATGGACACAGATAAGGCATATCTCATAGGACTGGTAGTCGGTGGCGGGATATGGGGCAACGCAGAAGATGTGTTTAGAATAAGATTACCATATAGACAATGGGGTTCGTTTGAGGAGGACCCGCAGCGAGCCAGTCTCATTTCAAAGGACATTCTGAAACACGTTAGCCCGTTGTTTAGAGCCGTCTACGGTGTTTCTGTATCATATGAAACAAAAAAGAGCGGCGAGTGGAATATCCTCTGTGAAGGTGACTTGACCGAAATAAGGTCCGATTTGGAGCATTACGGCATTAAATGTGAGGGGGAGCTGCGGAAAAATGTCGAAATAGACAAGATAGCTCTAGATTTATTAGATGATAATCTTAAACGCCGCTTTATAGCAGGTTTGGCAGACACTATCGCAAGTACAAACTCAACTCATAGGCGGTTCACTAACGATAAACAGATGGTCTCGTTCGAAGTGTCTGGGTTCGGTTTCGGGTTTGTGTGTTCACTATGCAAGCTATTGCACAGTATAAACTGCTTTCCAGATCAGATTCTCTGGAATCATCCAAATTTTCATTGTAAAAGCAACCCATTCTATAAAAAATGGAAGAAGGGGTTCAAGATACGGGTGTATATTGATCAGTATGATAAATTCGGATCCTTCACCTTTACATCGAAAGTCAACTCTATGAGTCAAAATATGGATTTGGAAGCAAAAGAAAATACTGCAATGCCCTGTGAATACCGCACAGTGGATCGTCCCACAGTTTCTTGTGTTCATTGCGATGAGAATAGCAGCCTATTGCCGGAAACTATAAGGAATGGACATTATCTCCATAACAAGCATGTATGTGCTGTAATGGGTTGCGAACATGCGCCGTACACTCGAATCTCGGGGCTAATCAGCAATGCAGAGGATTACATCAATCCATTTCCCGTTTTGGTTAAAGGAACAAATATCGAAATATCCAAAATAATAAAGGAGAATCCAATTTTTGGCGATAGGGTCTATTCCAAACGTCTTGTTAGAATATCAGAACTTAACGAGATATATCAAAAAAACAAAAATGAGCTAGTTTTTGCAGTAGATGAGGTTGCAGGTTATCCGATAAATCAGGTAATGAAGGCCGTCACATTTCTATCTGCTGCAGAATTGGGTCAATTGGGTGGCAAACGCCCTGGTAAAATGCCTGATGTCCTAGATGAATATCAGGCAAATAATCCCTCTGCATCTGTTGAAATTATGTTACCTGATTTGTTGACGCCCCTGATATTGTCCATGGGAGGATATTCGGCGCTTGTTGGTGCAAGTAATCCTAAGGTATACAAAAAACTTATTCTCATGTCACCGGACAATCCCTATAAGTTTTCTGTAATGCCGATAAAGGAGGAAGATTTGAGATGATAAAGAAGAACGAAGTCGCGCATTATGAAGAGATAACGGCTTTCATTGAAGCGCAACTAAAGAGTAACTTTCTTATTAAGAAAAAAAGTGACATCTCACTCTACTGGAAAAGCGGAGAACTGACATCAAAGATAAAGGAACTAATCTCCGAACATCCTCAAAAATGCGCGTGCCTTCAAGCATTCAGTCGTAACACCCCGCCCCTTAACCTCGATATTTTTGGAGTCGTAACCGATGGAAAAAAATTTGAGATCGTAATAATAGAAGTAAAATTGCGCGAAAATGTAGGTCTGGCAGAATGGTCGCAGCTATTAGGGTATTGTGTGGTTTCAGATGCGAAGTTTGGTTTATTGGTCAATATCGATGCTGGTGCAAGCAGTCGACTATCTAATATATTAGTTTCCGAAATCGATGCCTCAAAGGTCATCAGAATAAAGGCAAATGGGAAAGAAGCGGTGCATTTTTTGGGTCTAATGCAATGGAACACAGTGACAAAAAATTTTGAGTATAGTAATCTAGGTCAGGTTTGGTCCATTTCTGCTCTGAGCGAGATGTTAATAGGGCAATTTCCGTGAATTGACTATATAAAGATAACTTGAAGTCAATGGGTTCTAATCTCGGCGGTGAACATATCAGTCGGATTTCAGGACCTTCTTCACGTTCGGTCTGTCCTTGAAGAAGATCTTAGACCCGCATTTCTCGCACTGGAGTCCCAGGGCGTTCACGTTCCTGATAGGCTCGTTGCATTTTGCGCATCTGTACATGTATATCCCTTACTGCTCCGATACCTGGGATAGTTCTTTCTTCGTCTTGGGGCTGTATGCCTCCGCTGCGAACTTTACGCCGCAGTGCCTGCATTCCCATATCCCGGAACTTACCCTTTTCACGGACATGTGGTGGCAGACGGGGCACTCGTGTTTTGCCTTCTGATGTGCTTCGATGTTCTTGACCCTGTTACGGACAACCACACCGTATCTGGCACCAAACCTTCCGGACGTACCTGCTTTCTTTGTTCCTTTTGCCATTTGTATCACCCTATGATCTTTCTTATGGCCTTTCCTTTCTCTACGGCCCTGTCAAGACAGAGGCTGAGTTCGCTGCGTGTGATCGAACCCCTTCCTCCCTTCTGCATGGCCCTGAAGTTGCCATCGTTGTCGGTGGTGACGGTCAGGCGGACAGATGAGATCATCTCTTCGTCGAAATTTGGGTCAAGTATTAAATCATTTCCTATTTTAACAGATGTAACGGAGACGGGTGTGCATGTGACCGGTAATGGCTTGTTCTCGCACATGGTAAATACACTAAAATATCTTTTCTGCTTTTCATAATAAAGGATAATTTGAACAGCCCCATACCCACGGCAACATCCGAATCAGTTTTGAAATCGATGAAATCTAATAAGGGGATTAATACTGGGCCAGAGTTATTGCTGCGCCAAGCCCTCAGATCTGCAGGTTACCCAGGGTATCGTGTTCACTGGAAGGTGCCTGGAAAACCAGATATTTCATACCCTGGGATGAAAATTGCCATATTCGTAAATGGATGTTTCTGGCACCGGTGTCCTTATTGCAATATCCCCATACCTAAAACACATACTGATTATTGGATTGAAAAATTTGAAAGAAATACCCAACGCGATTCTATAAATACTAAAGAACTTCAAAAAATGGGTTGGACGGTGCTTGTAGTGTGGGAATGCGAAATCAATGGAAAAATAGACGAAGTAGTCTCAAGGATTGCATGTAGCATTGAGCAACGGCGACTCTATTTTTGCTATCGACTAGTGTTTTTCATCAATGAAATTTGTAAAATCACTGCAAAAAGGTCTTAATTAGGGAATATTGGTCAAGTATCGACTTTAAATGCAACAGCCACCTAATATGTAAGGGCCCCTGCACCAAACTGTGTTTCATAATTCGTTGGCCCGCTGACCGATGGTGATTAATTTTCAGAGGACCATCGTCCGGTGCTTGTGAGAAAGCAGGAGCCAGACGATGGCAGAGATGGGATGGGACAGACAGTATAATAGACATTGGGATGAGTATAACCAAAGACTTGTCGAACGGGGAAGGATATTTTGGGACCTTTCATGGGTCCCTAAGCATCTGGATGAGATAGGTTCGAATGAAAAGAAACGAGGACGGCCGCGTTTGTACGGGGATGCTCTGATATCTTATGTTTCCAGGGTCAGGACGGTCACGGGCATCCCCTTCAGGATGCTGGAGGGTCTTTTCAAGCCCGTGTTCGATCTGATCGGGATAGAGGTGCCGAGCTATCCGACGCTTTGGAGGCGCTGTACCTCTCTGGAAGCGGCAGCCGGTATCAAGGCGACCGCGCGCAAGAGGATCGTTGCGGTCGACAGTACAGGGATAAAGGTCACCGTCAGGGGAGGATGGATGAGGGAGAAGTGGAAGGTGCACAAAGGATGGCTTAAACTTCACATTCTCTCTGATGTGGAGACGAACGAGATCCTCGCATTCGTGGCGACGGACGAACGATCAAGCGATGCCAAGCACCTGCTGGCACTTGTGGATGCGGCCTTGGCCGCAGGCCACGGGATAGCGAAGGTGCTTGCGGACGGGGCGTATGACACGAGGAAGAACTGGAATGGGATGAGGGAGAGGAAGATAGAGTTCATAGCCCACATCAGGAAGAATGCTTCGACGACATCCAGAGGATGCACCGTGAGAAGCGCGCATGTACGGGAGAGGAACGCAATAGGCGAGGACGAGTGGCGTAAGAGGTACGGCTATAACATGAGATGGAAAGTGGAATCGGTCTTCTCCGACCTCAAGAGGATGTTCGGAGAATCCGTTTCTTCGAAGACGTTCGAGAACATGGTGGCGGAGATCTCCAGGAGCATCGAGTGCTTTAATATGATGAAGGCGGCAGGTATGTGAATGAATTATGAAACACAGTTACCTGAAGATATCTTGCCATCAGCTCTTCGAATTTCGTTCCCTTGTCGCTTTCTGAATAAGAAAAAGTGCGGTATTTTTCCAAGATATCTTTGAAGTCCACTGTAACACCAAGCAAGCTATGCTGTGACATTGTAATTTTACAATATAATTGTTAGTGTACCAGTGATTTGGTCAATTGCTTTCATGCCTTAACTCAACAAAGCTGGGAATAAATGCATTCTATATTTGCGAAGTTAAGGTTTGATATTGTACCCTACATCTGGCTAGTGCCAAAGTCAAATTTTTACTCAGATTACCTTAGCCCTTTTTCTTTTGCAATGTCAGATAACTTTTCCCCATTGAATATGAAGTAGTCATTTCCATTTAAATATTCATGCTCTTTGCCATCACACTCTTTCAGAAATATTTTTGCAATCCTTGATAATGAATAATCATTGCCTTCATACCGAACAACATCATCATCGATATTTTCCACAAAGAAATTTTTTGAGTGTTTTTCGTTTAAAGAAAATGCCAAATGGTCGCCGTATTTTATTCCTAAATCTGAACGTTTAACCTTCGGCGCAATTTGCTGCTTTTCCTCTTTTTCTT
It includes:
- a CDS encoding 30S ribosomal protein S3ae, whose amino-acid sequence is MAAAKKAKGAAGRKVKDKWKAKEWYNVHAPKMFNEMVIGETPAADPALLIGRTAEVTVQDLTGDFSKMHIKLKFKITGTDGHEAKTTFIGHDLTSDYVRRLTRRKKTKTDHVVDVLTFDNFTFRVKTMSIAERRIQSAQEQGMRNMIEETLMRMGEKMTLSELVKSIISGEMGKELAKACRVVIPMKRIEIRKSEVLKQGSGEPESIIEATAPAKAEEATSEISLEEPASDEADSEESDEEESEEAPEQE
- a CDS encoding IS5-like element ISMte1 family transposase, with product MAEMGWDRQYNRHWDEYNQRLVERGRIFWDLSWVPKHLDEIGSNEKKRGRPRLYGDALISYVSRVRTVTGIPFRMLEGLFKPVFDLIGIEVPSYPTLWRRCTSLEAAAGIKATARKRIVAVDSTGIKVTVRGGWMREKWKVHKGWLKLHILSDVETNEILAFVATDERSSDAKHLLALVDAALAAGHGIAKVLADGAYDTRKNWNGMRERKIEFIAHIRKNASTTSRGCTVRSAHVRERNAIGEDEWRKRYGYNMRWKVESVFSDLKRMFGESVSSKTFENMVAEISRSIECFNMMKAAGM
- a CDS encoding tetratricopeptide repeat protein, with amino-acid sequence MGVFYRWAWGVEQDYTKSFELHKSSAEKGDPFAQYKLGLLYIYNWSVGIRTEKGIEMISAGGLKTDGAEGIKWLKKSAENGVTKAQFMLGHFYQYGGSVEKNEKEAEKWYRLAAEGGDRDAESRLRSLEKGKKRGE
- a CDS encoding DNA cytosine methyltransferase; this encodes MPADEVCNSSVEKQTASMDTFSMGESSPRVKKNEGGPRLISLFSGCGGLDLGFEMAGFQRVWANDFDPDAQAVYEKNIGEIDKRDILSVPESEIPDGDILTAGFPCQPFSNAGKREGVHDSRGMLYKECLRVIKSKMPKVIVFENVKGLLSTKYIDGRNLVDVIIEDLSTINGVGYNVKHLLINASDYGVPQNRQRVVFVGIRKDLKKEFTFPDKQNKNSNLTLRYVLDIPAGVPNQVHWSLSPQASEMIEYIPEGGSWKDVPYEHLAPRFKKIRDDMKKYRSPNFYRRFSRDEINGTITASAQPENCGIIHPTENRRYTIREVARIQTFPDNFVFFDGSAKDVTAMYKVIGNAVPVMLAKTIATAIMEQVFAVGDTDGHR
- a CDS encoding DNA-directed RNA polymerase subunit P codes for the protein MYRCAKCNEPIRNVNALGLQCEKCGSKIFFKDRPNVKKVLKSD
- a CDS encoding 50S ribosomal protein L37ae, with amino-acid sequence MAKGTKKAGTSGRFGARYGVVVRNRVKNIEAHQKAKHECPVCHHMSVKRVSSGIWECRHCGVKFAAEAYSPKTKKELSQVSEQ
- a CDS encoding very short patch repair endonuclease; translated protein: MKSMKSNKGINTGPELLLRQALRSAGYPGYRVHWKVPGKPDISYPGMKIAIFVNGCFWHRCPYCNIPIPKTHTDYWIEKFERNTQRDSINTKELQKMGWTVLVVWECEINGKIDEVVSRIACSIEQRRLYFCYRLVFFINEICKITAKRS